The Microbacterium esteraromaticum genome contains the following window.
CCCGAGGATCTTGACCATGATTCCGTGCCGACGCAGCTCGGCGACCGTGCGCGACTCCTCGTCACGGTCGCGGCCCAATGCATGCACGTTCGCGACCACCAGCACGTCACCGCGCTGCAGCGTCTCGATCAATCGCGCCAGGCGGTCGCCCCAGCTCTCCAGGATCTCGGGCGCGGGATGACGGAAGCCCTCGATCGGCACACCGAAGCGGGTGAGGTCCTCACGCTGCTGGGTGACCGAGGGCATCCCCTCGCGCGAGACGACCAGGCCGACCAGTCGGGCGCTTTCGGGGCGCATGGACCACCAGCCGTGGTCATCGTGGGCCAGGCACTTCGGGCATGACGCGGCCGCGTGCGGCAGTGTCAGCGGACTCGTCAGAGCAGCATCCGCGTGAGTCTTCGGCACACTCATCCCCTCGTTCATCGACGTACCTCCCGTTACCATTCTGCCCGAGCGGCCGGGCTTCAGAGCATCCCGAGCGCGCGCACCGCGTCGCGTTCGTCGGCGAGTTCGGCGACGGAAGCATCGATGCGCGTCCGTGCCCACTCGTCGAGCTCGAGTCCTTCGACGATCTGCCAGGCGCCGTCGACCGATCGCACGGGGAACGAACAGACCAGCCCCTCAGGCACGCCATACTCGCCGCGCGAGACGACGCCCGCACTGGTCCAGTCGTCGGTGCCGAGCATCCAGTCGCGCATGTGCTCGATCGTGGCGTTGGCTGCCGAGGCGACCGACGACGATCCCCGCACCTGGATGATCTCGGCGCCGCGCTTCGCGACCCGAGGGATGAACGTCTGCTCCTGCCAGGCGCGCACGTCACCCACCTGCGCGATCAGAGCCTCGCCGACCGGGCGGCCGTCGATCGTCGCATGCGAGATATCGGGAAACTGCGTCGCCGAGTGGTTGCCCCAGATCGGTACACGGCGGATGCCGCCCACCGGCGCGCCGAGGGTCTGTGCCAGCTGCGCCCGCGCCCTGTTCTCGTCGAGCCGGGTGAGTGCGGTGAACCGCTCAGCGGGAACGCCGTCGGCAGCCGAGGCCGCGATCAGGGCGTTGGTGTTGGCGGGGTTGCCCACCACGACCACGCGCACATCATCGGCCGCGTTCGCACCGATCGCCGCGCCCTGCGGTCCGAAGATCCCGGCGTTGGCGGCCAGCAGATCTGCCCGCTCCATGCCGGGGCCACGGGGGCGTGCGCCGACCAGCAGCGCGGCGTTCGCACCATCGAAGGCCACGGCCGGATCGTCAGTCACCTCGACGTGCTCGAGCAGTTCGAAGGCGCCGTCTTGCAGTTCGAGTGCGGCGCCCTCGGCCGCACCCATTCCCTGCGGGATCTCCAGCAGCCGCAACCGAACCTTCTCATCCGGCCCCAGCATGTCGCCCGCCGCGATGCGGAACAGCAGCGCGTAGCCGATCTGTCCGCCGGCCCCCGTGATCGTGATCGTCGTCGCCATGTCTCACAGCCTATTGCGGTGCGCCGACGTCATCAGCGGTATTTTTGGAGCATGACCTTCAACCCGAACGCCGACATCTCGGGCAACACCACCCGCAGGCGTGGCCGCAATGCCGCCATCGGCGGTGGCGTCGGTGTCGGGGTGATCGGCATTCTCGCGCTACTGATCGGGCCCATGCTCGGAGTCGATCTGTCGGGCCTGGTCGGTGGCGGCACGGTGCCGTCGGGAGGCGGTACCAGCGTCGAGGGCTCTCTCACCGAGTGCCGCACCGGGGCGGATGCCAACGAGAATGACGACTGCCGTATGGCGGGCGCCGAGGTCGTGCTCAACGACTACTGGGAGGCGCATGTCGATGGTTACGTCGCGCCGACGATGACCGTGGTCGAGGGGCAGACGCCCACCCAGTGCGGCACCGCGTCGAACGCAGTGGGTCCGTTCTACTGCCCGCCCGAGATGGGCGTGTACATCGACCCCGACTTCTTCGCCATCATGCGCCAGCAGTTCGGCGCCTCAGCGGGCGAGCTCGCTCAGCTGTACATCGTCGGGCACGAGTGGGGCCACCACATCCAGAACATCACCGGCGTGATGCGCGAGTACCCGAACAACGGCACCGGCCCCGACAGCAACGGTGTGCGCATGGAACTGCAGGCCGACTGCTACGCGGGCGCGTGGCTCGGTGATGTCACCACGCTCGAAGACGACAACGGGGTGCCCTACCTGCAGCCGCCCACCGAGACGCAATTGCGGGATGCGGTCAACGCCGCCTACGTCGTGGGCGATGACCACATTCAGCAGCAGTCGGGCGGCTTCGTCAGCCCCGAGAGCTTCACGCACGGCTCGAGCGAGCAGCGCAAGTACTGGTTCGCGAACGGTTACACCAACGGTCTTGGCGTCTGCGACACCTTCGCGGTTCCCGGCGACCGGCTCTGACCCACGCCCGCCGTTTCCGCCGAGACCCCCACCTGCCGCCGAGACCCCCACCTGCGGGCGTCCATACCTGGGGGTGTGGACGCGAAATGGGGGTGTCGGCGAGCGAAGTCAGGCGCGCAGAGCGAAGTCAGGTGCGCAGAATGAAGGCAGGCGTGCAGCGTGAGGTCAGGCGCGCAGCGCCGCCAGCAGGGTACGCACCAGGCCGAGTGCGCCGCCGCGGGCGCGGAAACGCGTCAGGCCCGCCGACACCTCTGTGCCCGTGCGTGCCGAGACGAACCACGGCGGTTTCGGCAGGATGCTGAAGCGCCCGCCGCCGTTGAGTACAGGCAACGACCGCGGGAAGGGACGGAACGGCCCGCGCACCACCGAGCGCTCCACGTCATCGAGCAGTAGCGCGTTGTGCACGACGCCGATACCGCTGCCCACCTCGTCGATGGTGTTGCCGGGGAACGCCCCCCACGTCATGGTCGGCACGATGAAACCGAGCGCCGTCCAGGTGTTGATCGCGATCGACCCGTAGCGGAACTCGGCGATCGCCCGCTCGAACCCGGCACCCATCGCCTTCTCGGTCGCCGGATCGATGATGATGTTGCCGCCGAGGGTACCGACGAGTTCGTCATTCGCGTACGTCACGGCCGCGTCGAGGAACGCCTGGCCAGTGCCGTCGAGCTCGACCACGCCCAGCACCGGGGCGAAGTACTCGGTGGACTGCAGAGCGGTGGCATCCGCGTTCTCATCGATCTCGACGAGCAGACGATCGGCGAGCACCAAGGCATCCGGATAGTCCTCGGCGGCCGCACCCATGCGCTTCGGTGACCCGGGGTACCAGATCGGACGTTCGGGAGCGCTGGCGTAGGCGCGCCGCAACGCGGCGCGGAACTGGTCGGCCTGCGCCCAGTCGCGGGACATGATCACGACCTGCCCGGCGATGCAGTTGTGCCCGCTGTTCTGCAGTCGCATCGTCGCGACGTGCTCGGCGTGGAAGGTGATGTCGGCATCGGTCCACTCACCGGGGACGACGATGATCGGCGAGACCCCTCCGAGCTCGGCGGTGATCGGCTTCTTCAGCAACGGTCGGTTCTCACGCCGCCGCCGGGTGGTCGCCGCCTTCTGCGCTCCGGTGCCGTTCGACGGGCCCCACACGATCGCATCGAAGGTCGCCGCGGCACCGGTGATGTGCACATGGTCGAGGTCGGGATGACCGGTCAGGTAGGAGCCCACGGCGGCGCCACCGCGCACGATCCGCAGGAATCCGGGCGCGATCAGCGGGGCCAGCGCCCGCTCGTACACGGGCACCAGGGCGTCCTGGGTGGGATTGACCTTCAGCAGCACGACGCGGTTGTTCGCGAGCAGCTCGTAGAACACATCGAGCACCGGGATCGAGGTGATGTTGCCGGCGCCGAGCACCAGGCCGACGCCGCCGGGGGCATCCGGGGTGAGCTGGGCGAGGCCGGCGTTTCGTCGCGCGGAGGCCGGGGTGGTGCCGGGCTTCAGCCAGACCTCACCACTGAATCCCGCCAGCAGGATCTGGTCGCTTCGGGTCAACGGGAATGCGTCTACACGGGTGCGCCCGCCGGGGGCACGGCCGATCGTGAGCCCGTCGAGCGTGCTGCGACCGCCGGCGAGTTTCGTGAGGGTGTCGGTGTAGGAATCCAGTGCGCCCAGCGTCGAGTACGGCCCGCTGAGCCACTCCTCACCGCGCAGCGGATGCCCCGAAGGCAGCCCCTTGGAATCGGCGGCTGTGTCAGCCCAGTCCTCGATCGTCGCCGACACCGAGTCGCGCAGCGCGCGCAACAGGGTTGCCCGCTGCGACAGCGTCAGACTCGACCACGTGGCCGCGCCCTTGCGCAGCACGGTGATGTGCGCGTCGAGTTCGGCGCGCTCGGTGTCGTCGAGGGCGGATGCCGGGGCGGGCGCGGTCGTGGAAGTCATCGTCGTCTCCTTCAGCGTCGCCCCAGCGTATCGCCGGGAAGCGGTGGGTCAGATGAGGGCGAGCTCGCGCAGCTTGGCCTCGACGTCGGCGTTCGACGGCTCGACGTGGTGGCTCGAGTCGGGGTACACGACCACCGGGATGTTCATGCGGCCCGAGATCTCCTTGGCGACGTCGGCGGCGGCCGGGTCGGCGACCAGGTCGATGTAGGTGTACTCGATGCCGAGGTCGTCGAGCTGCTTCTTGGTGCGGCGGCAGTCGCCGCACCAGTCGGCGCCGAACATGGTGAGGGAGTCGGATGCAGGGGTGCTCATGCCTCCAGCCTACGACGGCCACGGACACCCGGCTCCAAGCGAAAGATGGCACGATTGAACGCACGCGTCAACGCACGGCCGATCGCAGATCGGGGGAGGGATCACGTGAGCGCCACCGCCCAGCCGCCCGTCGCGGTCGCACCGGTCACCGTGATCGTGCCGACCTACAACGAGCGCGAGAACGTGGCCGAACTCGTGCGGCGCATCGGCGCGGCGCTTGGCGGGTACCGCGCTGAGATCCTCTTCGTCGACGACAGCTCCGACGGCACGGCCGACGAGGTGGCCAGGGTCGCGGTATCCGCGCCTCTTCCCGTACGAGTCATCCATCGTGAGAGCAACAGCGGCGGTCTCGGCGGTGCGGTTGTGCTGGGGCTGCAGCAGGCGGCGTACGACGTATGCATCGTCATGGACGGTGATCTGCAGCATCCGCCCGAGCTTCTGCCGGCCATGCTCGCACGTTACGCGCGGGGCGACGCCGACGTCGTCGCGGCGTCGCGCTACATCGGTGGTGGTGACTCCGCAGGGCTCGGGACCACACTGCGTTTGGGTGTCTCGAAAGCGGCGACCGCCGTCACGAAGGCGATGTTCCTGCGCCGGCTGTGGCGCAGCACCGACCCGATGACGGGCTTCTTTCTCGTCGACCGCGCCCGGGTCGACGTCGATGTGCTGCGCCCGCAGGGGTTCAAGATCCTGCTCGAGATCCTGGTGCGGGCGGGCGAACGTCACGACCTGCGGATCGCCGAGGTGCCGATGGCCTTTGGTGCGCGCCAGCATGGCAACTCGAAGGCCACGCTGCGTCAGGGGGCGACATTCCTCGCGCACCTGGCCCGACTGCGATTCGGCAAGATGGGCCTGTTCGCCCTGATCGGTGGCATCGGCGCCGTCGCGAACATCGGCATCATGTGGGTGCTCACCCAGGCCGGGATGGACTACCTGATCGCCGCGGTGATCGGCGCGGCCGCGACGATCATCGGCAACTTCGTCCTGCAAGAGCTGTTCGTGTTCCGTGCAGAGCGCCACGATGCGTCACGGCTGTGGGTGCGTTTTGCCGCCTCGGTATCGTTCAACGGCATCGAGGCCGCACTGCGTATTCCGGTAATGGCATGGATGGTCGAGAGCTGGCACATCTCCAGCGTTCTCGCCACGGCGATCTCGTTGGTCGTCGCCTTCTTCGCCCGGTTCCTGTTCCACGCGCTGGTCGTCTACGCGCCGCGCAAGCGCAAGACAGCGGATGCTGTCGCCGAACCGGCCGTCGACACTGCGGCGATGCGCGTGCTGCGAGCGATCGACGCCGAGGCCATGCGCCCCGGCGAGCTCTGACCCGCTGCTGCTGCCGCTGTCGCGTCGTCGCGTCGTCGCGTGCCGTGCCCTCCGCTGAGAAACCACTTCCCGTTCGAGAAACACCTCCGCACGTGGTGTCTCAAACGGGAAGTGGTTTCTCAGCGGCGGGCCAGTACGCCAGCGGCGGGCCAATACGCCAGCAGGCGGGCGGGGGCGTTGCCGATCGCAGGGGGTGCTGTCAACCCCTTGCATCCGCCGGTTTGGATCCGAGAGCCTGGGGGCTGTCGCGGTGGACCCCGCGGCGCGAAAGGAGCCCTGCCATGAGCATCGGAACCGGAATCGCCCTCGTCGTCATCGGCGCCATCCTGACCTTCGCGGTGAACGTCGACGTCGCGTGGCTCGACCTCGACCTGATCGGGTACATCCTGATGGGTGCCGGCGTCGTCGTCTTCCTCATCGGCATCGTGCTGATGGCACGCCGTCGTCGCACCGACGTCGTCACCCGCACTGAGACGGCCCCCGACGGCACGCAGCAGACGCGCCGCTCGACCCGTTCCCCCGGCCCCGACGACGTCATCTGACTCCGCCGGTCGACAGCATCCGCTGAGAAACCACTTCCTGTTCGAGAAACACCTCCGCACGTGGTGTCTCAAACGGGAAGTGGTTTCTCACCGGCGAGAGAGACGGCGAACGAGACGGCGAGAGAGACGGCGAGAAATGGGCTAGAGGCCCTGGCCGGCGTCCCAGAGGCGTTCGGTCTGACCGGCCAGCAGGGCATCGAGCGATGAAGCCTGCGCGTCGGTGAGCGAGGCGACGTAGTCGATGATCCCGCGTCCACGGGCGAGCCGGTCGAGGTCGTCGTCAGTGCGCGCCCCGACCAGGTCGGGGGCGTCCTGCCGCAGGCGACGGTAGTCGTCGGTGGCGAGTTCGACCAGGTCGATGAGCCGGCGGGGAGCGCGACGTGCGTCGCCCGGGTCGTCGAGCCAGGCGGTGAAGCCGTCGACCAGCCGCACGAGGATGTTCGCCTGCCCGCGCTGGTAGACGGTCAGGTCGGGGCGTTCGAGGATGAAGCGCTCGTGCAAGAACTTCAGTACGGCGACCTCATGCCACGCTTGGCGGCTGAGACTCACATGGCCGCAGCGCTCATCGGGATGCCGGTGCACTTCGATCGACGACTGCAGGCGCGCGATCCATGCGGTGGTGAAGCGCGCCAGGCCGCGTTCGCTGGCCAGTGAACCGTCGAACGGTTCGGCGACGAGACCGTCGATGACCTCGGCCGAGACCTTTGCGACGGCTTCGCTGAACGCATCCGCATCGGCGATCCAGGTGTCTTTGCTCTGCAGGCGGCGCCAGAGCAGCTCGAGTGAGTGGCCGGGTGTGCGGGTGTCGGCTTCGAGTGCGTCGCGATCGGATGCCCGAAGTCGGGCAAGGTCGCGGTGCCAGGAGTGGAACTCGGCCGAGAGCGTGGCGGGGTTGAGCAGCCCGGCGCGGTAGAAGTCGTCGAGGTCATGCAGTGAGTAGGCGATGTCGTCGGAGATGTCCATGATCGAGCATTCGACGGTCTGCTGGCCGGGCTCGATGAGCGGGTAGGCAGAGAGAGCTGCGCGGGCATCCTGCTCGTCGATCGCGTAGTAGTTGAACTTGCTCGCTCCGCCGCGTCGGCGTCCGCCGTCACCGCGGCGCCAGGGGTACTTCAGCACGGCGGCGCGCACGGCTGCGGTGAGGTTGAGGCCGACGCCGGGGCGGTCGTGTTCGTCGAGGCGGGTGAGGATGCGGTAGGTCTGCGCGTTGCCCTCGAAGCCTTCGCTCAGCCCGAAGCGGGTGCGGGCGAGGTGGTCGAGGGTTTGCTCGCCGAGGTGGCCGAACGGCGGATGCCCGAGGTCATGCGCCGCGGCCGCGGCCTGGACGACGACGGGGTGCGCGCCGCCGAGCTCGGCGACGGTGCGACCTGCCTCGTCGTCGCGTGTCGATAGGTGCGTGGCGATGGCGCGTGCGACGGCGGCGACCTTGATCGAGTGGGTGAGCCGGTTGTGCACGGCGAGCCCCGCGCCCGCCTGCGAGATCACCTGCGTGACGGCCGAGAGGCGTGAGTAGAAGGGCGAGAAGCGGATGCGTTCGACGTCGACCCGGAACTGCGGGTGCCCTTCGGCCCGCTGGAACTCGTTCAGCGTCTCGGGAAGACGCCGCGCCTGCCGGGGATCGTTCGGATGCTGGGGCATGCAGTCAGTGTGGCACGGCGAATGCCACGGCTGCGCCCGTGGGCATCGGGTGCGTCGGTGGGGTCGCGGATCGTCGCTACGCTCATCGTGCCGCTGACCGTGGGCTGGCCCGATCTGGCGCACCAGCCGGGTGATGACGGTGGTGCGGCTGCAGTATCTGGTCGAGATCGCGCGTGAGGTACGCGTAGGCCTCTGCCGCTGCATCGGTGATTCCGACGAGTTGGAAGAACGTGTGGATCTGGCCGGCGTACCGGCGGTGCCGCACGGCCACGCCAGCCTGACGCGCCATGCGCACGAACTCATCGATGCTCTGGTTCAGGATGTCGTGCTCTGCCGTGACGACGGCGATGGGGGGAAGGGCAGATAGGTCGTCACCGATCGGATTGGCGCGTGGCGTTGTCCGGTCTGCCGTCCCGGTGAAGTACAGGTTGAGGAACCACTCCAGCGCCGAGCGCGATAGCCCGGCCATCCACGCCGTCTCGACTTCGGTGGGAGGCAGCAGTGTGGTCGTCGCCGGATAGGCGAGTAACAGGGCGGATGCGGGTCGACCGCGCCGCTGTGCGGCCAGTGCGGCAGTGATCGCGAGCGCTCCGCCTGCGCTGTCACCGATGAGCACGCTGCGCGCGCCGTCATTCAGGCCGAGGTTCTCAGGTTCGCGCTCGCACGCCTCGAGAGCGCGGTCGATGGCATCCGGTGCTGCAGGAAAAGGATGCTCGGGCGCGAGCGGGTAGTCGGGAACGACTACAGGCATGCTCGCGGACGCGGCGAGATGGGCGGCCACGGAAGCGTAGTCGTCGGCGGTGCCGATCGACCAGCCTCCGCCGTGGGCATAGACGGCGAAGGCGCTGTGGCGCACTTGCGCCGGGTGGGCGATCAGCATCGGCGGGGTGCCGCTGCTGGGATCGCCGGAGGAGCGAGAGAATCGGGTGCCGCTCGGAGGGCCGGCAACGATGTCGTTGACTCGCGTGCGGTCGGCGCGTGCCTGGGCTAGCCCGCCCGTGCCGAGCGGGCTCATGGCCCGTTCGGCACGCCAGCGCAAGTATCGCTGGATCTGCTCTGAGTGCTGGTGGGTCACGCGTCGATGCCCACCTGATCGCGCGGACGGATCATCAGCAGCGTGATCAGCGACAGCACGCCGGTCGCGGCGAAGTAGTAGCCGGGTGAGGCGAGAGAGCCCGTGGCGGAGATCAGTAGCGTGGCGACGAATGGCGCGCTTCCGCCGAACAGCGCGACCGGCAGGTTGTACGAGATGGCCAGCCCGGTGGCGCGGATGCGGGTGGGGAGCAGTTCACTCATCAGCGCGTAGACCGATCCGCCGTAGAGTCCTGACACGATGGCCAGCGCGACGGCGAACACGAGGAACAGGGCGATCGAGGTCGTTGCCGCTGCGTAGAAGACCGCCAGACACAGGGCGATCGCGATCACGGCGTAGACGATCATGGGGCGCCGGCGGCCGAAGCGGTCTGAGATGAGACCGCCGACGGGCATGAAGGCGCCGGCGAGCACGGCAGCCCCGATGCTCGCAAAGAACACGGTCGATGCGTCCAATCCGAGTGCGGTGCGCATGAGGGTCGTGTAGTAGGTCAGCACGAGGTAGAACGACGACGTCGCCAGCGTCACGACGCCGAACACCAACAGCAGGGCGCGGGGCTGGGCGAATGCGGCGCGCAGTGGGCTCTTCGCGCCTTCAGAGGCGGCCTGCATGCTCAGAAACGCCGGGCTGTCTTCGAGGCGCATGCGCAGCCACAGCGTGATCAGTCCGAGGGGACCTGCGATGAGGAAGGGGATACGCCAGCCGCCTTCCGCCATCGTCTCGCTACCCAGCCACCACGTGAGGCCGTTCACGACGAGGGCACCGATCACAAGGCCGGCCGCCGAGATGGCCAGTAGCCAGCTCGTGGCGAACCCGCGGCGGGCACCACTCGCGTGTTCGGCGATGAAGCTCGCGACGGTGCCGACCTCACCACCGGCCGAGAAGCCCTGTACACAACGGACAAGAACCAGCAGCAGTGGCGCGGCGACACCGATCGCGGCGTAGGTGGGCAGCAGCCCGATGAGGAACGTGCTCGACGCCATCACCGTGAGCACGATCAGCAACGTGCGGCGACGTCCGATGCGGTCGGCGAGCGGACCGAAGAACAGGCCGCCCAGTGGGCGGATGAAGAAGCTCAGGGCGAAGACGGCGAACGAACTGAGCACGCTGACCAGCGGATCATCGCTCGGGAAGAACGCAGCGCCCATGTAGACGGCGAGGTAGCCGTAGACGCCGTAGTCGTACCACTCGATCAGGTGTCCGGCGACGGAACCGGCGAAGGCGCGGCGTGCGGCCGGGTTGGGGCCGCCGCGGGGAGCGGTGCGCGGAGTGGTCTGGGCGGTCATTGTTCTCCTTCGAAGAGGCGGGCGCGGGCAAAGGGGTATCCGGGCCGAAGGGTGTCGGCCCCGGAGGGACTTCAGGTGAGTGGAATGGAGCGCGGTCAGCGGGATGGGCTGCGGCGTCGCGCGTCGAGTGCGCGCAACGCCAGGGCTCGACGGAAGCGGGTGTCTTCGTCGTCCCAGGCGGCACCGGTGATCGTGTCGATGCGCTGGAGGCGCTGGTGCAGTGTGTTGGGGTGGATGCCGAGCGCTGCGCTTGCGCTGCGCAGGTCCCGGCCGGCGGCGTGAACCGCGCGGACCGTGTCGAGCAGGTCGGTGTGGTGACGCCGGTCGTAGTCGAGGATCGCGCCGAGCTCATTGCGGATGAGTTCGGCCAGTTCGCCGGGGCGGGCACGGGCGAACACGCTGGGCAAAGCACTCAGAGTGCGGGTGTCGGCGGTGGTTCCCGTGGCGCCGAGCGCGTGTAGCAGGCGGCGTGCTGTATCGGCTTCCTCAGCGGCGACAGAGAGGATGCTCTCATCTGCCGCTCGCAGCGCTGCTGTCGGGGCCGCCGCGCCTGTGTGTGCGAGGCGCTCAACGATCTCATCGAGAAGCCCGGTGACGGCGGGCGCAACGATCAGCAGGTGGTCGCCGCGGTCGACGACGGCGCCGCTTCGCCGGGCGACGAGCGGGGTGAATTCGCCCAACAGCTCGGCGGGATCGCGGTTGGCGACGTCGAGTGCGGCGACGTCGAGTTCGGCACGCCGACGGCCAAGGGCGTCGGCGACGGCGTCATCGTACGAGCCTGCGCTGTCGTGCAGCGCACCGCGAAGTAGGGCTGACGCCGTGGAGGCATTCTGCAGTTCGGTGGCTCGTGAGGGGAACAGGAGCAATGCGGACACGTGAGCGGCCTTGCCCAGCGCGAGTTCCACGACGGGGTCGGGGTCGGAGCTGTGCTGGTAGATCAGCGTCCCCAGGCGTGCGCTCGTCGAGCCGAGAGGAAACTCCAGCTCGGAGCTGGTATCGACCGATGGTGATGGCGGGTCGCCTGCGATGACCCGGCCGAACGGGTCTTCGATTCGGGTATGTCCGGCGAAGCTCTCGCGGCAGAGGTCGATGACCTCGTGGGGCGTTCCCGAGCGCATCAGTACGGCCAAGAGACGGTCCTGGAACTCCACCGCTAGCCGTGTGCGATCATCGACCCGCTCCAGCGAAGCGAGTGAGGCTGCTGCGGTGCGGGGTGTCGTCGCGGCGGTGCGTTCGCTGCGACCGAGAAAGATGCCGGCGTGCTCGGCGAGCTCGCGCAGTAGGGCGAGATCGTGACGTGAGAAGGTGCGCTCGTGCCGGTCTGCGGCGAAGAGAATGCCGAGGAGGGTGCCCTGGTGAATCACTGGTGCCGCGATGACCGCACGCAAGCCCTCTTCATGGGCTCCGACGTCGATCGTTGGGGAGTGGTCGAACGAGGCGTCGTTGAGGTAATCGCTCGTGCTGACAGGGGAGCCTTCACGACGTACGCGGCCGCAGATGCCGTACTGGTCGGAGA
Protein-coding sequences here:
- a CDS encoding glutaredoxin domain-containing protein, giving the protein MSTPASDSLTMFGADWCGDCRRTKKQLDDLGIEYTYIDLVADPAAADVAKEISGRMNIPVVVYPDSSHHVEPSNADVEAKLRELALI
- a CDS encoding alpha/beta hydrolase fold domain-containing protein, with amino-acid sequence MTHQHSEQIQRYLRWRAERAMSPLGTGGLAQARADRTRVNDIVAGPPSGTRFSRSSGDPSSGTPPMLIAHPAQVRHSAFAVYAHGGGWSIGTADDYASVAAHLAASASMPVVVPDYPLAPEHPFPAAPDAIDRALEACEREPENLGLNDGARSVLIGDSAGGALAITAALAAQRRGRPASALLLAYPATTTLLPPTEVETAWMAGLSRSALEWFLNLYFTGTADRTTPRANPIGDDLSALPPIAVVTAEHDILNQSIDEFVRMARQAGVAVRHRRYAGQIHTFFQLVGITDAAAEAYAYLTRDLDQILQPHHRHHPAGAPDRASPRSAAR
- a CDS encoding DUF6458 family protein, with amino-acid sequence MSIGTGIALVVIGAILTFAVNVDVAWLDLDLIGYILMGAGVVVFLIGIVLMARRRRTDVVTRTETAPDGTQQTRRSTRSPGPDDVI
- the ypfJ gene encoding KPN_02809 family neutral zinc metallopeptidase yields the protein MTFNPNADISGNTTRRRGRNAAIGGGVGVGVIGILALLIGPMLGVDLSGLVGGGTVPSGGGTSVEGSLTECRTGADANENDDCRMAGAEVVLNDYWEAHVDGYVAPTMTVVEGQTPTQCGTASNAVGPFYCPPEMGVYIDPDFFAIMRQQFGASAGELAQLYIVGHEWGHHIQNITGVMREYPNNGTGPDSNGVRMELQADCYAGAWLGDVTTLEDDNGVPYLQPPTETQLRDAVNAAYVVGDDHIQQQSGGFVSPESFTHGSSEQRKYWFANGYTNGLGVCDTFAVPGDRL
- a CDS encoding aldehyde dehydrogenase family protein, coding for MTSTTAPAPASALDDTERAELDAHITVLRKGAATWSSLTLSQRATLLRALRDSVSATIEDWADTAADSKGLPSGHPLRGEEWLSGPYSTLGALDSYTDTLTKLAGGRSTLDGLTIGRAPGGRTRVDAFPLTRSDQILLAGFSGEVWLKPGTTPASARRNAGLAQLTPDAPGGVGLVLGAGNITSIPVLDVFYELLANNRVVLLKVNPTQDALVPVYERALAPLIAPGFLRIVRGGAAVGSYLTGHPDLDHVHITGAAATFDAIVWGPSNGTGAQKAATTRRRRENRPLLKKPITAELGGVSPIIVVPGEWTDADITFHAEHVATMRLQNSGHNCIAGQVVIMSRDWAQADQFRAALRRAYASAPERPIWYPGSPKRMGAAAEDYPDALVLADRLLVEIDENADATALQSTEYFAPVLGVVELDGTGQAFLDAAVTYANDELVGTLGGNIIIDPATEKAMGAGFERAIAEFRYGSIAINTWTALGFIVPTMTWGAFPGNTIDEVGSGIGVVHNALLLDDVERSVVRGPFRPFPRSLPVLNGGGRFSILPKPPWFVSARTGTEVSAGLTRFRARGGALGLVRTLLAALRA
- a CDS encoding deoxyguanosinetriphosphate triphosphohydrolase family protein; translated protein: MPQHPNDPRQARRLPETLNEFQRAEGHPQFRVDVERIRFSPFYSRLSAVTQVISQAGAGLAVHNRLTHSIKVAAVARAIATHLSTRDDEAGRTVAELGGAHPVVVQAAAAAHDLGHPPFGHLGEQTLDHLARTRFGLSEGFEGNAQTYRILTRLDEHDRPGVGLNLTAAVRAAVLKYPWRRGDGGRRRGGASKFNYYAIDEQDARAALSAYPLIEPGQQTVECSIMDISDDIAYSLHDLDDFYRAGLLNPATLSAEFHSWHRDLARLRASDRDALEADTRTPGHSLELLWRRLQSKDTWIADADAFSEAVAKVSAEVIDGLVAEPFDGSLASERGLARFTTAWIARLQSSIEVHRHPDERCGHVSLSRQAWHEVAVLKFLHERFILERPDLTVYQRGQANILVRLVDGFTAWLDDPGDARRAPRRLIDLVELATDDYRRLRQDAPDLVGARTDDDLDRLARGRGIIDYVASLTDAQASSLDALLAGQTERLWDAGQGL
- a CDS encoding glycosyltransferase; the protein is MSATAQPPVAVAPVTVIVPTYNERENVAELVRRIGAALGGYRAEILFVDDSSDGTADEVARVAVSAPLPVRVIHRESNSGGLGGAVVLGLQQAAYDVCIVMDGDLQHPPELLPAMLARYARGDADVVAASRYIGGGDSAGLGTTLRLGVSKAATAVTKAMFLRRLWRSTDPMTGFFLVDRARVDVDVLRPQGFKILLEILVRAGERHDLRIAEVPMAFGARQHGNSKATLRQGATFLAHLARLRFGKMGLFALIGGIGAVANIGIMWVLTQAGMDYLIAAVIGAAATIIGNFVLQELFVFRAERHDASRLWVRFAASVSFNGIEAALRIPVMAWMVESWHISSVLATAISLVVAFFARFLFHALVVYAPRKRKTADAVAEPAVDTAAMRVLRAIDAEAMRPGEL
- a CDS encoding recombinase family protein — translated: MSVPKTHADAALTSPLTLPHAAASCPKCLAHDDHGWWSMRPESARLVGLVVSREGMPSVTQQREDLTRFGVPIEGFRHPAPEILESWGDRLARLIETLQRGDVLVVANVHALGRDRDEESRTVAELRRHGIMVKILGHQSRHLVDVEA
- a CDS encoding MFS transporter, with the translated sequence MTAQTTPRTAPRGGPNPAARRAFAGSVAGHLIEWYDYGVYGYLAVYMGAAFFPSDDPLVSVLSSFAVFALSFFIRPLGGLFFGPLADRIGRRRTLLIVLTVMASSTFLIGLLPTYAAIGVAAPLLLVLVRCVQGFSAGGEVGTVASFIAEHASGARRGFATSWLLAISAAGLVIGALVVNGLTWWLGSETMAEGGWRIPFLIAGPLGLITLWLRMRLEDSPAFLSMQAASEGAKSPLRAAFAQPRALLLVFGVVTLATSSFYLVLTYYTTLMRTALGLDASTVFFASIGAAVLAGAFMPVGGLISDRFGRRRPMIVYAVIAIALCLAVFYAAATTSIALFLVFAVALAIVSGLYGGSVYALMSELLPTRIRATGLAISYNLPVALFGGSAPFVATLLISATGSLASPGYYFAATGVLSLITLLMIRPRDQVGIDA
- a CDS encoding malate dehydrogenase, which translates into the protein MATTITITGAGGQIGYALLFRIAAGDMLGPDEKVRLRLLEIPQGMGAAEGAALELQDGAFELLEHVEVTDDPAVAFDGANAALLVGARPRGPGMERADLLAANAGIFGPQGAAIGANAADDVRVVVVGNPANTNALIAASAADGVPAERFTALTRLDENRARAQLAQTLGAPVGGIRRVPIWGNHSATQFPDISHATIDGRPVGEALIAQVGDVRAWQEQTFIPRVAKRGAEIIQVRGSSSVASAANATIEHMRDWMLGTDDWTSAGVVSRGEYGVPEGLVCSFPVRSVDGAWQIVEGLELDEWARTRIDASVAELADERDAVRALGML